From a region of the Micromonospora tarapacensis genome:
- the fusA gene encoding elongation factor G codes for MAAADALANVRNIGIMAHIDAGKTTTTERILFYTGITYKIGEVHEGAAVMDWMEQEQERGITITSAATKCEWKGHTIQIIDTPGHVDFTVEVERSLRVLDGAVAVYDGVAGVEPQTENVWRQADKYHVPRMCFVNKLDRTGADFFRCVQMMIDRLNATPLVLQIPIGLEGDHIGVVDLIGMRALTWRGETQKGDDYAIEEIPAELADSAAEWREKLMETLADVDDTVMEKYLEGEEISAEEIKAAIRRATIASKANPVLCGSAFKNKGVQPMLDAVIDFLPSPLDVPAIEGTATDGETPMQRQPSKKEPFSGLAFKIQTDKHLGKLTYVRVYSGVVETGTQVVNSTKDRKERVGKIYQMHANKREERGSAQAGDIIAVQGLKQTTTGDTLCDPANPVILESMTFPEPVIEVAIEPKTKADQEKLSTAIQRLAEEDPTFRVKLDDQTGQTVISGMGELHLDILVDRMRREFNVEANIGKPQVAYRETVRRKVDKIEYTHKKQTGGSGQYARVIVSVEPLPLGNDSPTYEFANAVSGGRIPREFIPSVDAGAQDAMQYGILAGFPLVGVKLTLLDGQYHEVDSSEMAFKIAGSMVMKEAARRADPALLEPMMAVEVTTPEENMGDVIGDLNSRRGIIQAMEERSGARVVRALVPLSEMFGYVGDLRSKTQGRASYSMQFDSYAEVPQSVAKEIIAKATGE; via the coding sequence GTGGCCGCCGCAGACGCGCTCGCCAACGTACGCAACATCGGCATCATGGCGCACATCGATGCCGGTAAGACCACGACCACCGAGCGGATCCTGTTCTACACCGGCATCACGTACAAGATCGGTGAGGTCCACGAGGGCGCTGCCGTCATGGACTGGATGGAGCAGGAGCAGGAGCGTGGCATCACCATCACCTCCGCTGCCACCAAGTGTGAGTGGAAGGGCCACACGATCCAGATCATCGACACGCCCGGTCACGTCGACTTCACGGTCGAGGTCGAGCGGTCGCTGCGGGTGCTGGACGGTGCGGTCGCGGTCTACGACGGCGTGGCCGGCGTGGAGCCGCAGACGGAGAACGTCTGGCGTCAGGCCGACAAGTACCACGTCCCCCGGATGTGCTTCGTCAACAAGCTCGACCGGACCGGTGCCGACTTCTTCCGCTGCGTGCAGATGATGATCGACCGGCTCAACGCCACCCCGCTGGTGCTGCAGATCCCGATCGGGCTCGAGGGCGACCACATCGGTGTCGTCGACCTGATCGGCATGCGCGCGCTCACCTGGCGTGGGGAGACCCAGAAGGGCGACGACTACGCCATCGAGGAGATCCCGGCCGAGCTGGCCGACTCCGCGGCGGAGTGGCGCGAGAAGCTGATGGAGACTCTGGCCGACGTCGACGACACGGTGATGGAGAAGTACCTGGAGGGCGAGGAGATCTCCGCCGAGGAGATCAAGGCCGCCATCCGTCGGGCCACCATCGCCAGCAAGGCCAACCCGGTGCTCTGCGGTTCGGCGTTCAAGAACAAGGGCGTCCAGCCGATGCTCGACGCGGTCATCGACTTCCTGCCGTCGCCGCTCGACGTGCCGGCCATCGAGGGCACGGCCACCGACGGCGAGACCCCGATGCAGCGGCAGCCGTCGAAGAAGGAGCCGTTCTCCGGCCTGGCGTTCAAGATCCAGACCGACAAGCACCTCGGCAAGCTCACCTACGTCCGGGTCTACTCCGGCGTGGTCGAGACCGGCACCCAGGTGGTCAACTCCACCAAGGACCGCAAGGAGCGGGTCGGCAAGATCTACCAGATGCACGCCAACAAGCGGGAAGAGCGCGGCTCGGCCCAGGCTGGCGACATCATCGCCGTGCAGGGTCTCAAGCAGACCACCACCGGTGACACGCTGTGCGACCCGGCGAACCCGGTCATCCTGGAGTCGATGACCTTCCCCGAGCCGGTCATCGAGGTGGCCATCGAGCCGAAGACCAAGGCCGACCAGGAGAAGCTCAGCACCGCTATCCAGCGGCTGGCCGAGGAGGATCCGACCTTCCGCGTCAAGCTGGACGACCAGACCGGCCAGACGGTCATCTCCGGCATGGGCGAGCTGCACCTGGACATCCTGGTCGACCGGATGCGCCGCGAGTTCAACGTCGAGGCGAACATCGGTAAGCCGCAGGTGGCGTACCGCGAGACGGTTCGCCGCAAGGTGGACAAGATCGAGTACACCCACAAGAAGCAGACCGGTGGTTCCGGCCAGTACGCTCGCGTGATCGTGAGCGTCGAGCCGCTGCCGCTGGGCAACGACTCGCCGACCTACGAGTTCGCCAACGCCGTCAGCGGTGGCCGGATCCCCCGGGAGTTCATCCCATCGGTGGACGCGGGCGCGCAGGACGCGATGCAGTACGGCATTCTCGCCGGCTTCCCGCTGGTGGGTGTCAAGCTGACCCTGCTGGACGGCCAGTACCACGAGGTCGACTCGTCCGAGATGGCATTCAAGATCGCCGGCTCGATGGTGATGAAGGAGGCGGCCCGCAGGGCCGACCCCGCACTGCTCGAGCCGATGATGGCTGTTGAGGTCACCACTCCAGAGGAGAACATGGGTGACGTCATCGGCGACCTCAACTCCCGGCGGGGCATCATCCAGGCGATGGAGGAGCGCAGCGGCGCTCGCGTCGTCCGGGCCCTGGTGCCGCTGTCGGAGATGTTCGGCTACGTCGGCGACCTGCGGTCGAAGACCCAGGGCCGGGCTAGCTACAGCATGCAGTTCGACTCCTACGCCGAGGTTCCGCAGAGCGTGGCGAAGGAGATCATCGCCAAGGCGACGGGTGAGTGA
- the tuf gene encoding elongation factor Tu encodes MAKAKFERTKPHVNIGTIGHIDHGKTTLTAAITKVLHDQFPDLNPYTPFDEIDKAPEEKARGITISIAHVEYQTEARHYAHVDCPGHADYIKNMITGAAQMDGAILVVAATDGPMPQTREHVLLARQVGVPYIVVALNKSDMVDDEELLELVELEVRELLSSQEYPGDDLPVVRVSALRALEGDPEWTGRLMELMNAVDTAIPQPERETEKPFLMPIEDVFTITGRGTVVTGRAERGILKPNEEVEIVGIREKSQKTVCTGIEMFRKLLDEARAGENVGLLLRGIKREDVERGMVVVKPGTTTPHTEFEATVYILSKEEGGRHTPFFQNYRPQFYFRTTDVTGVVTLPEGTEMVMPGDNTTMTVKLIQPIAMEENLKFAIREGGRTVGAGRVTKIVK; translated from the coding sequence GTGGCGAAGGCGAAGTTCGAGCGGACTAAGCCGCACGTCAACATCGGCACCATTGGTCACATCGACCACGGTAAGACGACGCTGACGGCGGCCATCACCAAGGTCCTGCACGACCAGTTCCCGGACCTGAACCCGTACACGCCGTTCGACGAGATCGACAAGGCGCCGGAGGAGAAGGCGCGCGGCATCACGATCTCGATCGCACACGTCGAGTACCAGACCGAGGCGCGGCACTACGCGCACGTCGACTGCCCCGGTCACGCCGACTACATCAAGAACATGATCACCGGTGCCGCCCAGATGGACGGCGCGATCCTGGTGGTCGCGGCGACCGACGGCCCGATGCCGCAGACCCGCGAGCACGTGCTGCTGGCCCGCCAGGTCGGCGTGCCGTACATCGTCGTGGCGCTGAACAAGAGCGACATGGTCGACGACGAGGAGCTGCTCGAGCTCGTCGAGCTCGAGGTTCGCGAGCTGCTCTCGTCGCAGGAGTACCCGGGCGACGACCTGCCGGTCGTGCGGGTCTCGGCGCTACGGGCCCTTGAGGGCGACCCGGAGTGGACCGGCCGCCTGATGGAGCTGATGAACGCCGTCGACACCGCGATCCCGCAGCCGGAGCGCGAGACCGAGAAGCCGTTCCTGATGCCGATCGAGGACGTCTTCACGATCACCGGTCGCGGCACCGTCGTGACCGGTCGCGCCGAGCGCGGCATCCTCAAGCCGAACGAGGAGGTGGAGATCGTCGGTATCCGCGAGAAGTCGCAGAAGACGGTCTGCACCGGCATCGAGATGTTCCGCAAGCTGCTCGACGAGGCCCGTGCGGGCGAGAACGTCGGTCTCCTGCTGCGTGGCATCAAGCGCGAGGACGTCGAGCGTGGCATGGTCGTCGTCAAGCCGGGCACCACGACCCCGCACACCGAGTTCGAGGCGACGGTCTACATCCTCTCCAAGGAGGAGGGTGGCCGGCACACGCCGTTCTTCCAGAACTACCGTCCGCAGTTCTACTTCCGGACCACGGACGTCACCGGTGTCGTGACCCTTCCCGAGGGTACCGAGATGGTCATGCCGGGCGACAACACCACGATGACCGTGAAGCTGATCCAGCCCATCGCGATGGAGGAAAACCTCAAGTTCGCGATCCGGGAGGGTGGCCGTACGGTCGGCGCGGGTCGCGTCACCAAGATCGTCAAGTGA
- the rpsJ gene encoding 30S ribosomal protein S10, with translation MAGQKIRIRLKAYDHEVVDSSARKIVETVTRTGAQVAGPVPLPTEINRFCVIRSPHKYKDSREHFEMRTHKRLIDIIDPTPKTVDSLMRLDLPAGVDIEIKL, from the coding sequence ATGGCGGGACAGAAGATCCGCATCCGGCTCAAGGCCTATGACCACGAGGTCGTCGACTCCTCGGCTCGGAAGATCGTCGAGACGGTGACGCGTACCGGGGCGCAGGTCGCGGGCCCGGTGCCGCTGCCCACGGAGATCAACCGTTTCTGCGTCATCCGCTCGCCGCACAAGTACAAGGACTCGCGCGAGCACTTCGAGATGCGTACGCACAAGCGGCTGATCGACATCATCGACCCGACCCCGAAGACGGTCGACTCGCTCATGCGCCTCGACCTGCCGGCTGGCGTCGACATCGAGATCAAGCTGTAG
- the rplC gene encoding 50S ribosomal protein L3 — MDRQVKGILGAKLGMTQVWDNNRVVPVTVVQAGPCVISQVRDAGKDGYSAVQLAYGTIDPRKAKKPLRGHYAKADVAPRRHIVELRTTDAADYSLGQEVTVEEFPVGVSIDVTGKTKGKGYAGPMKRHGFHGLRASHGVERKHRSPGSIGACATPGRVFKGTRMAGRMGGVRYTVQNLTVQAVDTENNLLLVRGAIPGPKGALVLVRTAAKAKKGGAVK; from the coding sequence ATGGACAGGCAAGTTAAGGGGATCCTGGGCGCAAAGCTCGGCATGACCCAGGTCTGGGACAACAACCGCGTTGTTCCGGTGACCGTGGTTCAGGCCGGCCCGTGCGTCATCAGCCAGGTTCGTGACGCCGGCAAGGACGGTTACTCCGCGGTCCAGCTGGCGTACGGGACGATCGACCCGCGTAAGGCCAAGAAGCCGCTGCGCGGGCATTATGCCAAGGCCGACGTGGCGCCGCGCCGGCACATCGTCGAGCTGCGCACCACCGACGCCGCGGACTACTCGCTCGGCCAGGAGGTCACGGTCGAGGAGTTCCCGGTCGGCGTCTCGATCGACGTCACCGGCAAGACCAAGGGCAAGGGCTACGCCGGCCCGATGAAGCGGCACGGCTTCCACGGTCTGCGCGCCAGCCACGGTGTCGAGCGCAAGCACCGTTCGCCGGGCTCCATCGGTGCCTGCGCCACCCCGGGCCGCGTCTTCAAGGGCACCCGGATGGCCGGCCGGATGGGCGGCGTGCGCTACACCGTGCAGAACCTGACCGTCCAGGCGGTCGACACCGAGAACAACCTCCTGCTCGTCCGCGGCGCCATCCCCGGCCCCAAGGGCGCGCTGGTGCTGGTCCGCACCGCGGCCAAGGCGAAGAAGGGCGGTGCGGTCAAGTGA
- the rplD gene encoding 50S ribosomal protein L4, with protein MTTVDVLNSEGTKTGSVELPADIFDAQANIALMHQVVVAQLAAARQGTHKTKTRGEVAGGGKKPYKQKGTGRARQGSIRAPQFAGGGVVHGPMPRDYSQRTPKKMKAAALRGALSDRARAGQVHVVEAFVSGEKPSTKAALATLAKLSEARRVLVVLSSTDELNWVSLRNEPRVHLIEAGQLNTYDVLVADDVVFTKEALDEFLGLPAAVGQAAGSTETTEEGGK; from the coding sequence GTGACCACCGTTGACGTCCTCAACTCCGAAGGCACCAAGACCGGCTCGGTCGAGCTGCCCGCCGACATCTTCGACGCGCAGGCGAACATCGCGCTGATGCACCAGGTCGTCGTGGCGCAGCTCGCGGCTGCCCGGCAGGGCACCCACAAGACCAAGACCCGGGGCGAGGTCGCCGGCGGCGGCAAGAAGCCGTACAAGCAGAAGGGCACCGGTCGTGCCCGGCAGGGCTCGATCCGCGCGCCGCAGTTCGCCGGCGGCGGCGTGGTGCACGGTCCGATGCCGCGCGACTACAGCCAGCGCACGCCCAAGAAGATGAAGGCCGCCGCGCTGCGTGGCGCCCTCTCGGACCGGGCCCGCGCCGGGCAGGTGCACGTCGTCGAGGCGTTCGTCTCCGGCGAGAAGCCGTCGACCAAGGCCGCCCTGGCCACGCTGGCCAAGCTGTCCGAGGCCCGACGGGTGCTGGTCGTGTTGAGCAGCACCGACGAGCTGAACTGGGTGTCGCTGCGTAACGAGCCGCGGGTGCACCTGATCGAAGCCGGCCAGCTGAACACGTACGACGTGCTGGTGGCCGACGACGTGGTCTTCACCAAGGAGGCCCTGGACGAGTTCCTGGGGCTGCCGGCGGCAGTCGGCCAGGCGGCCGGGTCCACCGAGACCACCGAGGAGGGTGGCAAGTGA
- the rplW gene encoding 50S ribosomal protein L23 has translation MSTIADPRDIIVAPVVSEKSYSELNRNWYTFLVHPDANKTAIKIAIEQIFNVRVLTVNTLNREGKRKRTRTGFGKRKDTKRAMVKLAEGDRIEAFGGPVS, from the coding sequence GTGAGCACGATCGCCGACCCGCGCGACATCATCGTGGCGCCGGTCGTCTCGGAGAAGAGCTACAGCGAGCTGAACCGCAACTGGTACACCTTCCTGGTGCACCCGGACGCGAACAAGACCGCGATCAAGATCGCCATCGAGCAGATCTTCAACGTTCGTGTCCTGACGGTCAACACGCTCAACCGTGAGGGCAAGCGCAAGCGGACCCGTACCGGGTTCGGTAAGCGCAAGGACACCAAGCGGGCGATGGTGAAGCTGGCTGAAGGCGACCGCATCGAGGCCTTCGGCGGCCCGGTCAGCTGA
- the rplB gene encoding 50S ribosomal protein L2 encodes MAIRKYKPTTPGRRGSSVADFAEITRSTPEKSLLVPLPKKGGRNVHGRITARHQGGGHKRQYRLIDFKRVDKDGVPAKVAHIEYDPNRTARIALLHYADGEKRYIIAPKDLKQGDAVESGPAADIKPGNNLPLRNIPVGTTIHNVELRPGGGAKLARSAGVGIQLLGREGAYATLRMPSGEIRRVDVRCRASIGEIGNADQSNINWGKAGRMRWKGKRPTVRGVAMNPVDHPHGGGEGKTSGGRHPVNPQGKPEGRTRRKGQPSDRLIVRRRYATRKRG; translated from the coding sequence ATGGCTATCCGTAAGTACAAGCCGACGACGCCGGGCCGGCGTGGCTCGAGCGTCGCCGACTTCGCCGAGATCACCCGGTCGACGCCCGAGAAGTCGCTGCTGGTCCCGCTGCCCAAGAAGGGCGGCCGGAACGTGCACGGCCGGATCACCGCCCGGCACCAGGGCGGCGGCCACAAGCGCCAGTACCGGTTGATCGACTTCAAGCGGGTCGACAAGGACGGCGTGCCGGCCAAGGTCGCGCACATCGAGTACGACCCGAACCGCACCGCGCGGATCGCGCTGCTGCACTACGCCGACGGCGAGAAGCGTTACATCATCGCGCCGAAGGACCTGAAGCAGGGCGACGCCGTCGAGTCGGGTCCGGCCGCAGACATCAAGCCGGGTAACAACCTGCCGCTGCGCAACATCCCGGTCGGCACCACGATCCACAACGTGGAGTTGCGTCCGGGCGGCGGGGCCAAGCTGGCTCGCTCGGCCGGCGTCGGCATCCAGCTGCTCGGCCGGGAGGGCGCGTACGCGACCCTGCGCATGCCGTCGGGCGAGATCCGGCGGGTGGACGTGCGTTGCCGCGCGAGCATCGGCGAGATCGGCAACGCCGACCAGTCAAACATCAACTGGGGCAAGGCCGGCCGGATGCGCTGGAAGGGCAAGCGCCCGACCGTGCGTGGTGTCGCGATGAACCCGGTCGACCACCCGCACGGTGGTGGTGAGGGCAAGACCTCCGGTGGTCGCCACCCGGTCAACCCGCAGGGTAAGCCCGAGGGCCGCACCCGTCGTAAGGGCCAGCCGAGTGACCGGCTGATCGTCCGCCGCCGCTACGCCACGCGTAAGCGCGGCTGA
- the rpsS gene encoding 30S ribosomal protein S19 yields MPRSLKKGPFIDDHLLKKVETQNEKGSKNVIKTWSRRSTIIPDMLGHTIAVHDGRKHVPVFVTEAMVGHKLGEFALTRTFKGHEKDDRKSRRR; encoded by the coding sequence ATGCCTCGCAGCCTGAAGAAGGGCCCGTTCATCGACGACCACCTGCTCAAGAAGGTGGAGACGCAGAACGAGAAGGGCTCCAAGAACGTCATCAAGACCTGGTCTCGGCGCTCGACGATCATCCCGGACATGCTCGGGCACACGATCGCCGTACACGACGGACGCAAGCACGTCCCGGTGTTCGTGACCGAGGCCATGGTCGGGCACAAGCTCGGCGAGTTCGCGCTGACCCGCACGTTCAAGGGTCACGAGAAGGACGACCGGAAGAGCCGCCGGCGCTGA
- the rplV gene encoding 50S ribosomal protein L22 — protein sequence MPGKGDAPVLPGARAVARYVRISPMKARRVVNLVRGLPAKEALTVLQFAPQAASEQVYKVLASAIANAENNERLDPDALLVSEAFVDEGPTMKRFQPRAQGRAYRIRKRTCHITVVVEAVAPAAPKKSAKKSAPAEQTAPAETQSNTEGAE from the coding sequence ATGCCAGGAAAGGGCGACGCTCCGGTGCTTCCGGGCGCGCGGGCGGTTGCGCGGTATGTGCGCATCTCGCCGATGAAGGCGCGCCGGGTGGTCAACCTCGTCCGCGGCCTGCCCGCGAAGGAGGCTCTCACGGTGCTGCAGTTCGCGCCGCAGGCTGCGAGCGAGCAGGTGTACAAGGTGCTCGCGAGCGCGATCGCCAACGCGGAGAACAACGAGCGGCTGGACCCCGACGCGCTGCTCGTCAGCGAGGCGTTCGTGGACGAGGGCCCGACCATGAAGCGGTTCCAGCCACGGGCGCAGGGCCGGGCGTACCGGATCCGTAAGCGCACCTGCCACATCACCGTGGTGGTCGAGGCGGTCGCGCCGGCCGCGCCGAAGAAGTCGGCGAAGAAGTCGGCCCCGGCGGAGCAGACCGCGCCGGCCGAGACGCAGAGCAACACGGAGGGCGCCGAGTAA
- the rpsC gene encoding 30S ribosomal protein S3, which translates to MGQKVHPHGFRLGISTDWKSRWFADKLYKDYIGEDVKIRRMMSKGLERAGISKVDIERTRDRVRVDIHTARPGIVIGRKGAEADRIRGELEKLTGKQVQLNIIEVKNPESDAQLVAQGVAEQLSSRVSFRRAMRKAMQSAMKNPMCKGIRVQVSGRLGGAEMSRTEFYREGRVPLHTLRANIEYGFFEARTTFGRIGVKVWIYKGDAVPGRETPAEAPSRPRRERGDRPERPRRGRSGSSGTTSGGTEAGRAAATTVAQQAETPSGEPVDSAAVASAATAPAETQQEG; encoded by the coding sequence ATGGGTCAGAAGGTTCACCCGCACGGGTTCCGGCTCGGCATCTCGACCGACTGGAAGTCCCGCTGGTTCGCGGACAAGCTCTACAAGGACTACATCGGCGAGGATGTGAAGATCCGCCGGATGATGTCCAAGGGCCTGGAGCGCGCCGGCATCTCGAAGGTCGACATCGAGCGCACCCGCGACCGGGTCCGCGTCGACATCCACACCGCCCGGCCGGGCATCGTCATCGGCCGTAAGGGCGCGGAGGCCGACCGGATCCGCGGCGAGTTGGAGAAGCTCACCGGCAAGCAGGTTCAGCTGAACATCATCGAGGTGAAGAACCCCGAGTCGGACGCGCAGCTGGTCGCACAGGGTGTGGCCGAGCAGCTCTCCAGCCGGGTCAGCTTCCGTCGGGCGATGCGCAAGGCGATGCAGTCGGCGATGAAGAACCCGATGTGCAAGGGCATCCGAGTGCAGGTTTCGGGCCGCCTCGGTGGCGCCGAGATGAGCCGCACGGAGTTCTACCGCGAGGGTCGGGTCCCGCTGCACACGCTGCGGGCCAACATCGAGTACGGCTTCTTCGAGGCCCGCACCACCTTCGGCCGCATCGGCGTGAAGGTCTGGATCTACAAGGGCGACGCGGTGCCGGGTCGGGAGACTCCGGCCGAGGCGCCGTCGCGTCCGCGCCGGGAGCGTGGCGACCGCCCCGAGCGGCCCCGCCGTGGTCGCTCCGGTTCGTCCGGTACGACCTCCGGTGGCACCGAGGCCGGCCGGGCTGCCGCGACGACCGTCGCACAGCAGGCCGAGACGCCGAGTGGCGAGCCAGTCGACAGCGCTGCTGTTGCTTCCGCCGCTACGGCTCCGGCAGAAACGCAGCAGGAGGGCTGA
- the rplP gene encoding 50S ribosomal protein L16 has translation MLMPRKPPKGFRKPHHPDRSGASKGGNRVVFGEFGIQALESAYVTNRQIESARIAMTRHIKRGGKVWITVFPDQALTKKPAETRMGSGKGSPEWWVANVKPGRVLFEMSFPNEQIAREAMRRAIHKLPMKCRIVTREVGES, from the coding sequence ATGCTGATGCCGCGCAAGCCCCCGAAGGGCTTCCGCAAGCCGCACCACCCGGACCGCAGCGGCGCGTCCAAGGGTGGTAACCGGGTGGTGTTCGGCGAGTTCGGGATCCAGGCTCTCGAGTCGGCGTACGTGACGAACCGGCAGATCGAGTCGGCGCGTATCGCGATGACCCGCCACATCAAGCGTGGCGGCAAGGTCTGGATCACCGTCTTCCCGGACCAGGCCCTCACCAAGAAGCCGGCGGAAACCCGGATGGGTTCGGGTAAGGGTTCGCCCGAGTGGTGGGTCGCCAACGTCAAGCCCGGGCGGGTCCTCTTCGAGATGTCCTTCCCGAACGAGCAGATCGCGCGAGAGGCGATGCGTCGCGCGATCCACAAGCTCCCGATGAAGTGCCGGATTGTTACGCGCGAAGTGGGTGAATCCTGA
- the rpmC gene encoding 50S ribosomal protein L29 translates to MAAGVKPSELRELSEEELVTKLREAKAELFNLRVQAATGQLDNNRRLQVIRREIARIYTIMRERELGLSAAPTEVTS, encoded by the coding sequence ATGGCAGCGGGCGTCAAGCCTTCCGAGCTGCGTGAGCTCTCCGAGGAGGAGCTGGTCACGAAGCTGCGTGAGGCCAAGGCGGAGCTGTTCAACCTCCGCGTGCAGGCCGCAACCGGGCAGCTGGACAACAACCGGCGGCTGCAGGTCATCCGTCGGGAGATCGCCCGGATCTACACGATCATGCGTGAGCGTGAGCTGGGGCTCTCGGCCGCGCCGACTGAGGTGACTTCGTGA
- the rpsQ gene encoding 30S ribosomal protein S17, translating to MSENTTASVQRARGRRKVREGLVVSDKMEKTVVVEVEDRVKHALYGKIMRRTSKLKVHDEQNSAGIGDRVLIMETRPLSATKRWRLVEILEKAK from the coding sequence ATGAGCGAGAACACCACCGCGAGCGTTCAGCGCGCGCGGGGCCGCCGCAAGGTGCGTGAGGGCCTCGTGGTCAGCGACAAGATGGAAAAGACCGTCGTGGTCGAGGTCGAGGACCGGGTCAAGCACGCGCTGTACGGCAAGATCATGCGCCGGACCAGCAAGCTCAAGGTCCACGACGAGCAGAACTCCGCCGGCATCGGCGACCGGGTCCTGATCATGGAGACCCGGCCGCTGTCCGCCACCAAGCGGTGGCGGCTCGTGGAGATCCTCGAGAAGGCCAAGTAG
- the rplN gene encoding 50S ribosomal protein L14: protein MIQQESRLRVADNTGAREILCIRVLGGSGRRYASIGDVIVATVKDAIPGAGVKKGDVVKAVIVRTAKEKRRPDGSYIRFDENAAVIIKDGGDPRGTRIFGPVGRELRDKRFMKIISLAPEVL from the coding sequence GTGATTCAGCAGGAGTCGCGACTGCGTGTCGCCGACAACACGGGTGCCCGGGAGATCCTGTGCATCCGGGTTCTCGGTGGCTCCGGTCGGCGCTACGCGAGCATCGGCGACGTCATCGTCGCGACCGTCAAGGACGCGATCCCGGGTGCCGGTGTCAAGAAGGGCGACGTCGTCAAGGCCGTCATCGTCCGTACCGCCAAGGAGAAGCGGCGGCCGGACGGTTCGTACATCCGCTTCGACGAGAACGCCGCCGTCATCATCAAGGACGGTGGGGACCCGCGCGGTACCCGCATCTTCGGCCCGGTCGGGCGGGAGCTGCGGGACAAGCGGTTCATGAAGATCATCTCTCTCGCGCCGGAGGTGTTGTGA
- the rplX gene encoding 50S ribosomal protein L24, producing the protein MKVKKGDTVVVIAGKDKGAKGKVIAAYPRQDKVLVEGVNRVKKHTRISTTQRGAKTGGIVTQEAPIHVSNVMVVDSDGKPTRVGYRVDENGQKVRIARSTGKDL; encoded by the coding sequence ATGAAGGTCAAGAAGGGCGACACGGTCGTCGTCATCGCCGGCAAGGACAAGGGTGCCAAGGGTAAGGTCATCGCGGCCTACCCGCGGCAGGACAAGGTCCTGGTCGAGGGCGTGAACCGGGTCAAGAAGCACACCCGCATCAGTACCACTCAGCGTGGCGCCAAGACCGGTGGCATCGTCACCCAGGAAGCCCCGATCCACGTCTCGAACGTGATGGTCGTGGACTCCGACGGCAAGCCGACCCGCGTCGGCTACCGGGTCGACGAGAACGGCCAGAAGGTTCGCATCGCGCGTAGCACCGGTAAGGACCTGTGA
- the rplE gene encoding 50S ribosomal protein L5, whose amino-acid sequence MTTATETKTMPRLKERYRDEIAAKLREQHDYGNAMQVPRLVKIVVNMGVGEAARDAKLIDGAVRDLATITGQKPQVRRAKKSIAQFKLREGMPIGAKVTLRGDRMWEFLDRLLSIALPRIRDFRGLDGRKLDGHGNYTFGLTEQSVFHEIDQDKIDRQRGMDITVVTTATTDDEGRALLKLLGFPFKEN is encoded by the coding sequence ATGACCACGGCTACCGAAACCAAGACCATGCCGCGCCTCAAGGAGCGGTACCGCGACGAGATCGCGGCCAAGCTGCGCGAGCAGCACGACTACGGCAACGCGATGCAGGTGCCGCGCCTGGTCAAGATCGTGGTGAACATGGGTGTCGGCGAGGCCGCTCGCGACGCCAAGCTCATCGACGGGGCGGTCCGTGACCTGGCCACCATCACCGGCCAGAAGCCACAGGTCCGGCGGGCGAAGAAGTCCATCGCGCAGTTCAAGCTCCGCGAGGGCATGCCGATCGGCGCGAAGGTGACCCTGCGCGGCGACCGGATGTGGGAGTTCCTGGACCGGCTGCTGTCGATCGCGCTGCCGCGTATCCGTGACTTCCGCGGCCTCGACGGGCGCAAGCTCGACGGGCACGGCAACTACACGTTCGGTCTGACCGAGCAGTCGGTGTTCCACGAGATCGATCAGGACAAGATCGATCGCCAGCGGGGCATGGACATCACGGTGGTCACGACCGCCACGACCGACGACGAGGGCCGGGCGCTGCTGAAGCTCCTGGGCTTCCCGTTCAAGGAGAACTGA
- a CDS encoding type Z 30S ribosomal protein S14, whose protein sequence is MAKKALILKAAAKPKFSVRAYTRCQRCGRPKAVYRKFGLCRVCIREMAHRGELPGVSKASW, encoded by the coding sequence ATGGCCAAGAAGGCGCTGATCCTCAAGGCGGCCGCGAAGCCGAAGTTCTCGGTTCGCGCGTACACCCGCTGCCAGCGGTGCGGGCGTCCCAAGGCGGTCTACCGCAAGTTCGGGCTCTGCCGGGTGTGTATCCGGGAGATGGCCCACCGCGGTGAGCTGCCCGGCGTGTCCAAGGCTTCCTGGTAA